The following coding sequences lie in one Arachis hypogaea cultivar Tifrunner chromosome 9, arahy.Tifrunner.gnm2.J5K5, whole genome shotgun sequence genomic window:
- the LOC112712083 gene encoding uncharacterized protein: MSLLNQLFNRGVFATRCKTCLTLSISRIKMLQNKRDAQLKQMRKEISQFLQAGQEAIARIRVEHIIREQNIWEAYEILELFCEFVLARVPIIESQKECPPELREAIASLIFAAPRCSDVPDLLHVKNLFTSKYGKEFVSAVSELRPDSGVNRMIIEKLSVSAPPGEVKLKVLRDIAKEYNITWDSSKTEAEFRKNHEDLLGGAKHVDIGSAVSHTPRKKGTSNSSSSNTEYSIKSMRNKQEQKHLEAPRPSTNDYWMNTNEIEQSLNYTKAPTTDAKRETRLQSSDVLEKAQAAIAYAERASTAARAAAALVNNDFGSLKLDGKSS, from the exons ATGTCACTTCTTAATCAGCTCTTTAACAGAGGTGTTTTCGCCACTCGCTG TAAAACATGTCTTACCCTGTCGATCTCGCGCATTAAGATGCTGCAAAACAAGAGAGATGCGCAACTGAAGCAAATGCGCAAGGAGATTTCCCAATTCTTGCAGGCTGGCCAAGAGGCAATTGCTAGAATTCGG GTGGAGCATATCATTCGAGAACAAAATATATGGGAGGCATATGAAATTTTAGAGTTATTCTGTGAATTTGTTCTTGCTCGTGTACCTATAATTGAGAGCCAGAA GGAGTGCCCACCAGAATTGCGAGAAGCCATTGCTAGTTTAATTTTTGCTGCCCCTAGATGTTCAGATGTGCCAGACTTATTGCACGTCAAGAACTTATTCACCTCTAAATATGGAAAGGAGTTTGTATCTGCAGTATCCGAACTTCGTCCTGATTCTGGCGTGAACCGCATG ATAATTGAGAAGCTCTCTGTTAGTGCTCCACCTGGAGAAGTAAAGCTCAAGGTCTTGAGGGATATTGCTAAAGAATATAACATAACATGGGATTCTTCTAAAACTGAGGCAGAATTTAGGAAAAATCATGAAGATCTCCTG GGTGGAGCAAAACATGTTGATATTGGATCTGCCGTTTCTCATACTCCTAGGAAAAAAGGAACTAGTAATTCATCATCTTCTAATACAGAATATTCCATCAAGTCCATGCGTAACAAGCAAGAACAAAAACACCTTGAAGCTCCTAGGCCTTCTACCAATGATTATTGGATGAATACGAATGAAATTGAACAGTCCCTCAACTATACTAAGGCTCCCACTACCGATGCCAAAAGAGAGACAAGGCTGCAGTCCTCTGATGTATTGGAGAAGGCTCAAGCGGCCATTGCTTATGCAGAGCGTGCATCCACTGCTGCTCGTGCTGCGGCTGCACTAGTTAACAATGATTTTGGCTCACTAAAGCTGGATGGTAAATCTTCATAG